In Mus caroli chromosome 16, CAROLI_EIJ_v1.1, whole genome shotgun sequence, the sequence GATGCTTGAAATTTTTTCTGTGAATGACTGAGTTAATAAAGAACAGCCATCATGCCTGAACATCTCTACATTGTTCAATTCACCTGTGACCAGGAATTTGTATTTGCTGCAAACACATACTGCTTAATGCCAGACATTTATGCCAggtctgtgttgttttgtttgctttttgaaagTTGATTTGTATTCATACCCTTTTTTAAGTAGATGGCAACCACTATCAtatcaaaatgataaaaattcttttatattggatattttctttatttacaattcaaatgttatcctctttcccagtcccacctttctttctggaaagcccctatcccatctcccctacccctgctcttATGAGGGTGTTTGTATACCCATTCACACActcttgcctctctgcctttgaatctcctacactagggcatctatTGAACATacataggaccaagaacctctcctgcCATTGTTgcctggcaaggccatcctctgctacaaatttAGCTGTATCCATgcatactccttggttggtagcttagtccctgggagctctggggggtctggttcattgatattgttgttcttcttatggggttgctaatcccttcatctctttcagtcctttctctaactactccatTGGAGATAACCCAATCAGTgtaatgattggctgtgagcatctgtctctgtatttgtaaggctctgggaaggcctctcaggagaccctCATctacatcaggctcctttcagcaagcattccttggcatccacaatagtgtcagggtggggtgactatatatgggatgtatTCCCAGGTgagacagtttctggatggcttTTACTTCAGCtgtaccacttctgggcatatacccaaaagattctccaacatatgtTCATatcaggcttatttataatagccagaagctgaaaagaacacagatgtccctcaacagaggaatgaatacagaaaatgaggtacatttacacaatggagtactactcagctattaaaatcgatgaattcatgaaattcctaggcaaatggatggacccagaacatatcatcctgagtgaggcaaccaaatcacaaaagaataccacacatggtatgcattcactgataagtggatattagccccaaagctccaaatacccaagatacaattcacagaccacatggagctcaagaataaggaagaccaatgtgttgGCACTTCAGTTCTTTTtaggaaggggaacaaaatactcatgggagcaaatattgAAACAAAGTGTAAATCAGAGActgaaaatttaaaggaaatcTTCCTGTACTTCACTAGACAACAGAATTaatcatgtcttcattttcaagTCCCTTTTAACATTCTTGAGAGCACATTCTATTAACTTCCTGCTTGATAATGTGTCATGCACAGTGTCCATCATTGTATCAGGAAGTCATAATTGTCCATGAGTCTACTAAAAGACAATAACTTACCTCAGATTAAGATATGGAGGAACCGCTCCACTGACACCTGATAGAAATTGTTTGTGTTCTAACATTTGCTCCACCCTACAAAATGACCTGAGTTTATCTGGGAGGAGCAGGTTTATGTGTGAGATGGCAGGCTGAGAAGAACCATATATCAGAGATGATACTATTTTCCTACACTCTAGGGTAAAGTGAACGTTGTCCTAGTCCTCTTACTTGAAATCAAGTTTTCAGAGTTTGTGTTGTTGAAGTATTGTAGAACAATATGAGATGTGGGTCTTACTCTAGGAATCATTTTGGCATTGCAAATCACTGGAAAACATACATTAACAATACCTACTAGAGTTGTAGAAGTCTTAGAAATTTAAATAACTTCCTTATTTCATTCaattgtttctttccattttaaaatcttcatttaaCATCTGTTTGTACAATTTTGTATTCTTTGAACACActtaaatagcattttaaattgtCTGTGTATCTTCTAAATTGCTTAATTTAGAGAACATTACTACATGAGCATTCATTTTTGGAGGAGACATGTAGGATTTTTGTATAGTTTTTGGAAAGTGAAATCATCTGGAGTTAGGTTATTGGTTGTAACTTTTGGAATGGGataatttttctatcattttaaaataacaactcAGATCTCTGTTTGTTGTAACCAAAACGTGGCAGGATATAAGTATATCATGCATAGTGCATGATTTCTGTCTTGGGGCCATTCAGCAGTGGTGTGCTATTGGGGTAACAAAGGGTTTCTAACTCACCTACAGATATCTTTAACCTCTTCTCACATAGTAAAATCCTTTGTACAGCTAAGAGTGTCACATTGTAATTTCTCAAAATTCAAGACTAAATTGGCAGAGATTAGGACATATGGGTTATGATTAAGACACACAGGCACTCAGCAAAAACTTCAGTTGAGTTTCACTGAGTAGGGGCAAAGGAAGGCTTACTTGGAGTATAACAAGAACTCAAGAACAGTATTGTCTATGAATTGCCCACATGGTTAAGCCCCAGATCTTCAGTGTTGTGCAGGACAGTGTGGTAGTACCTGAAAGGTACTAAATGGCTCAGAAGGCAAATCTTCAGATGTGGAGCTTGAGGTCATGGTAGATTAAGGTAGCTATGGGATACTTCTTGAGAAGAACATTCTTTTCTCTGAAAACTGAACCTCAGGTATCAAGAGAATAGAACTAATGATCATAGGATGAAAGCACTGCTTCTTGTAGTGTATGAAAATGTTCTGCACACAGATTTTAGGTGGTAGTGTCTTGGGGTTCTCTTTTTggaatttttaagacagggtctcacttcaTATCCCAAGCTAgactgggactcactatgtagcataaacacacacacacacacacacacacacacacacacacacacacaaactcatgacTAATCCTACTTCGTTGCACCCTTCAGTGGTAAGATTATAGTCAAAACCCAAATGAATCTTGaagcttattttaaaactaatctAAGAGTCCtggaaaaattagaaatatataatcAACCTTCAActttaatccatttttaaaaagcattgtaGCTTTTAAGGGATTTTTAGATGATTGAATTGATCCAGTCATTTGAACATTATAATATTTCACAATGTGAAATTTTTAGCTACTATATTTCTAAATCTGTTTATATGTGGCTCTGTGATACCATGTTAGCCTGCACAAGAGAACACTAAAATGTCACCCATTATTCAAATTTGCTATTAAAATTTCCATGATTAAATTTCATGCAAACCATAATGAAATGAGTTTTGAAAACCACTTTAGATCATCCTGTCTGAAGCTATCTAATCTTCAGGTTTTAAATGAAGACTAAGGCATTACATGGAGACAAAATTACTGTCCTACTGGCATTAACAATACAAATTCCCAAGAGTCATTAGCTGTATAGAAATTTAGTTATTTCTAGAATTATGTGGGTATAGATGAACATGGGCTTCAAATGATATGACATCTTTAAGAAATTTCTAGATTTCAGCTTCCTCAAACTCCTTTGTACAAAGCCAGATTCCACCAGACAGTTTTTGGAGGAACAATTATAGTTGTATTAGGTGGCAGCAGATTTTTTGGTCATAGGAACATTAGAATCtccttaattacatttattttcataagaaTACCATTAAAATATACCAAgagatttaagaaaaattaatacttagaaaagatatatttctttattaaaattgttAGTATCAGGAATTAAGCAATTAATCAAATTATTAATGTGACTACAgtacataacaaacaaacattatAAAACTTATACTCATAGGATTCTTATAGAAGTAGTGTCCGGTTCTTATGCCCAGAACCATGTTCCCAGAAGTAAGTCTCAGACTCaagatatatttacaaatacatcGGCAATATTGCTAGGATCTTTTCTTATTGGTCATAAATATTCCCATTTATtataatctacattctgccacatatGTGTTTTCCTGTGCTTATGTCCCATGCATCTATCACATGTATCATCTTCACTGGCATATCTCCAATGCCTGCCTCTTTCCCAGAATCTGTTTTGCCTTGTAGATGTCCTACATTCTATTCTACCATTTTCTAtagtcatatttttttaattgacaggtgatgcacgaaaacaaaacataatatgTTTACTctataactttttattattttctcactCTCTTGTGTAGGATATGAATGCCTacataagaataaaattaatcaaACCTCCTCATTCTGAAGTATTCTGCAGAATAATATACATGACTTGCTCAATCTTGTCTGTCTCTTTTGTTATTTGACtgttactttcatttatttttattctcacaaCTGAATACATAGATAAAAATTAGTAGAAAATTAGTAGCTTCATTTTAACAAAACTATACATTTAAAGTAGTTTGAACTCAAGGGaaatatcaaatattatataTGAGCAAGCATTGTATAGGCAAATTGTTATTACTGATAATATTACATTGATCTTGCAGCAAAAATGTCATATTTGAACGGAAAAGAATAGACAAATTTTGACAGTTACAATGATGAGAAATTCTAGTTTTTGGAATTCAGTGTTTCATCATATAAATTTTCACGTAATGTATGCTTTTTGAGATATGGCTTTGTTCAATAATCTAGGAAGTCTTGCCCTCAATATGTTCATCAAGCTGTAATTTTAAGTTATGGTATTCCTTCTGCCTCATTAATTATGCCCAAGTACTTAAAGCATGCCCAAGAACTTAGAGCATAAAAATCAGCTAACTCATGCTGCTGCCTTATCAATCCCTAACACTTTCATGAATGCTCTGGCTACTTCTTTGTTCCGGAGACTATAAATGAGGGGGTTCAACATGGGTGTAAGGATAGTGTAGAAAGCTGACACAATTTTGTCCTGGGTGGGAGAACGACCAGAAGAAGGCCGCATGTATATGAACATGGCTGCCCCATAGTACATTCCCACCACCATGAGGTGAGAGGAACAGGTTGCAAAAGCTTTGTGGCGACTCTCAGCTGAGCTCATATGAAGAACGGTCAGAATCACACGAGTATAGGAAGCAATAATTATTGCTACAGGTAAAGTAAGCATAATTACACAGcagaaaaatataattctttCAAATATCAAGGTATTACTACATGAAAGTGTGAGTAAGGcaggaacatcacagaaaaaatGAGGTATTTCTCTGGCACCACAATATGAAAAAGACAATGCAGCTGCAACTTCTATTATACCATCAAGAGAGCCAAGAACCCAAGAGGAGGCAGCCATGAGGCCACATATTTTGTCACTCATGAGAATAGGGTACCTTAATGGGTAGCAAATAGCTACATAACGGTCATAAGCCATTGCAGCCAGCAAAAAACACTCAGCTCCAAGTAGAGATACATAGAAGAATATCTGGATTCCACAGCCAACCATGGAGATAGACTTGTTTCCAGAAAGGAAGTTGAAGGCCATTTGGGGTACTGTAGTACAGATGAGCATGAGATCCATGAGAGAAAGTTGGCTGAGAAGGATGTACATGGGAGTGTGGAGATGAGCATCCAGGTAGATGAGAATCACCATGATAGAATTTCCTATGAAGGCCATGAAGAAGATACCCAGAattagggaaaagaaaaaagtatgaaGAGGACTGTGATCAAATAATCCTAGTAGGATGAAATCAGAGTTCCTGGTCCAGTTGTTCCATTGTATCATGAGCATGTTCACTGAGGAGACAGAATATATAATAACAGTGTTATTGTGCCATATAAATGTCTAATATTTCCTTCCAAGATAGAATGACACAGTGTTGTGCAAACATAAGAAGAATCTTTCATTGGACATCAGCTATCATTGAACATCAGGTGATATGGGAGACTAAACTCATTTTCAGttatctgtctctctttgtctgtctctgtctctgtctgtctttctcacacacagatacacacagacagagacaggaagggagagacaaagacagagacagaggagaaagagacagagagagagagacagagagaaagttttATTCTGTAGCCACCTCTAATTTTGAAGTCAGGATTCTCTTGCCTTAACCTCTAAGGTGTTGAGATTGAAGACATGCAGgtaccacaatgcctggcttttaAACTCAAATTATTTAGCAATCAGAAATAGAAGATAGCATAAAAACCTATATCAAAATTTCTGCAATCACCTATGAGGAAGAATTTAATACACATGTGTAATGTTAACTATCCTTTTCATAATAActaacattaataaaaatatttctgagtcCTTGGA encodes:
- the LOC110311255 gene encoding olfactory receptor 2M3-like; amino-acid sequence: MLMIQWNNWTRNSDFILLGLFDHSPLHTFFFSLILGIFFMAFIGNSIMVILIYLDAHLHTPMYILLSQLSLMDLMLICTTVPQMAFNFLSGNKSISMVGCGIQIFFYVSLLGAECFLLAAMAYDRYVAICYPLRYPILMSDKICGLMAASSWVLGSLDGIIEVAAALSFSYCGAREIPHFFCDVPALLTLSCSNTLIFERIIFFCCVIMLTLPVAIIIASYTRVILTVLHMSSAESRHKAFATCSSHLMVVGMYYGAAMFIYMRPSSGRSPTQDKIVSAFYTILTPMLNPLIYSLRNKEVARAFMKVLGIDKAAA